AGAAAGCATCCTGCCATATACAGTAGGTTTGATATAGATTTCTTCCTGCAGAAAAATATTATACTTTTGTCCCAGTTAAGTTCATGTATATGCACTTCCATAATTTCCCCTATATTAATTATATTCTTTTTTATACCACTTCTTTCATTactgtggatttttttaaaagtcccacTTTAGaggaaactattttttttaaacttagccTAATTCCCATGATGTTTACAACAGTGTTACTAGCCATGTGAAACTATAAAAACTGAAACAATTATGTCAGAGCCAAAGTGTGGAATCCCTATCTAGAGGCGTTTATCGTCTCATAAAAAAGGCATGAGCAGAAACATCAGAGAAACAACTTTCCCGGAAACAAAGCCAACGTTTAGTGGTTGCTATGACTGCCGTGCTTCGAGGAACATATGGCCTTTTAGGAATCACTGGAGACATTCCCACTGTGCTCCACTAATAAACAGTTGCTACAGTTTGAGTATAACCTCAGCAGCCAGCTGCTTATGCGCTCATGGGCCTTTGCTTTATGGAAATGCTGTCTTAGTCACAAGCAGGaagcaaaatataaaaaacaCAGAATTAGGCATAAGGATTTTTCTCCTCCAGGCAGAACTATTTTTATGGAGCTAGATTTACTAGACGAGTTTCATTCTCAACTTGTGAAATCAGCAATATGATTATACCGGATAACCTTAGGGTACCCCTGCCCTGATgattgcttttttttggggggggggaggggggtaccaTGCAGCTCCCTGAATCAGCAATAAGGTTTAAAGACTGCTGTTTCTGGAGACCATTGCTGTAGCAGGAACTAATGCCTGATATTGCATTTGTGCCTTGCCTATTCTTCTCTTTCTGCCAGCTTGGTTTCAAGGCATGAAGTATATGGCAATGTGCTCTACCCTTCCACTCCATAGGCATCCATGTATTTATATTTGATGCTGAAAGAGGAGGTCCAGAAAAGGCTGTGATGGCTGTTTTAAAAGTAGCTGCCTTCTACTAAAGCACTCTTTGGAGTCTCTATATACGATCTGCTCTGAATGCTGCAGCTATCTGCTTTGCTTTGATTCTACCTgtcaaaaaaggagggggggcacTGCTATGTCTCACCATTCTTTTCATGATAAAAAGGAAGTTGTACTTGGATTATAAGTATTGTGCTGCATTGATGGGGACTGTGAGCATGATACTTGAGCATAGCCTTCACATTAAggttgggtttctttctttctttctttctttctttctttctttctttctttctttctttctttctttctttctttctttctttctttctttctttctgtgctaTTTTTCAGCATTCCTGTTCAGTTATAATTGGTACTTAATTAATGGTATTTATCTTctatttttagagcctcttgtggcgcagagtggtaaggcagccgtctgaaaactttgcccatgaggctgggagttcaatcccagcagccggctcaaggtcgactcagccttccatccttccgaggtcggtaaaatgagtacccagcttgctgctggggggtaaatggtaatgactggggaaggcactggcaaaccaccccgtattgagtctgccatgataacgctagagggcgtcaccccaagggtcagacatgactcggtgcttgcacaggggatacctttacctttacctttttatcttctATTTTGATACCATTTCCAAGACAACAGAAGGGACCAgaattttataaatataataataaataaataaatataatctgGATGAAATCTCAAATTATCGATTTCATGCCTTGCATTAGTTATTAATCTCCAGAAAGACTTACTGTTTCTGAGTTTGATTAGAGTGATAGCAGTGGAACTTCATTAGGCTGTCTCCCTTGAAGCCCTCCAGGATTTATGTTCCCCATGCTGAAGATCTAACACTACAAGTGAGACTGCAATATTTTGGTAGTTACCTGATAACTGACAAAAGAGTTTCTCTACAACCTCATATTAGAAGAAGTAGGAAAAGTACATCCGATAAACGAAAAACACCCACCAAGTGCTTCATAAGGCCTTCATGTGCAGAATTCCAAGGACTTTAGTTTGTTCCCCATGCCAATTCAGGTACTGGAATTCTTCAGAGTCATGTGATAGGATTTACTCTTAAGGTGTCCCTGGTAGTACCCAGTGTTTTCTGATTTGTCCTTTTCTTCTGGTAGTAAAAGCTGCAAGTTGCAATTAATGTGTTTCATGTTAATGTATTTGTACTTTTCATTCCTTAGGGGACGAAATGCCTGAAATTTCACAACGCATTTTGAAGAATCTACCAACTGATCAGCAGTTGTGCAAACTTGCTAGAAGACTTGGGCCTGAATGGGAACAcatagttttgcatttaggtTTGACACACAATGACATTTACTATTGTAAAGCCAATAATCCCTACAATGTGCAGTCACAGATTGTGAATGCATTTATTTCATGGAGACAACGTTTTGGGAGTAGAGCTACTATTGAAAGTCTGTGTGCTGGTTTGAAAGTGGGAGAAGTTGACTCTTCTGTGATCCAAGAGATGATTCAGTAACCTTGGGCCAACTGCCCTGatccttaggggagggtggcatacaaatgtaagTAAGTAAGGTTCTACAGTTCtgtaatgaaaaaaataaatccagCAGCTCCACTGAACTGTTTATCAGGTTAAAATGGTGGAGGGAAACCAGATGTTCTTCAGTCTCTTTGAAAAATTAAGAAATCAGTTGCCTTTGCCTATAGTACTGTGGATACACAAGAGTTAGTTCTGTTGTGGCCAGGAGAGCTTTTCAGTGGTGATGCCTGATATATAAAATGCTGTCTCCAGTGATGTCATTATTCTCTTTTTAATGTCACATTAAAAACTGTTAAGGACTTGATTTTTTGctactgtgtgtgtttttttggttGATGTTTGATGCACATGTTTCTGCTTGGGTTTCCTGTTGGATGATATAAAAAATCTACAAACACAGATTCTGTCAGATTCTGCTGACATTTGGTAGGTGTGGGTGTTTGAAAATTCAGGAACAACAGGGAACATTTGATGTAGTCAGCGGTTGTACACTTTAGAAACAATGCACACATATAATTACAGCTTTTTATGTCTTGGGGAGTAGAACAAAGCTGTGTTAGCCTGTTATAGCAAAACTAAAACTAGTGTGGCATCTTTAAAAAGCATGAATGAATGCCATGCTAAAATAAACATTTGTTAGTCTTTATAGTGCCCCTAGACTCTGGTTTATTTTTGACAGAAAGGTTTATTCTCGAATTGTAAAGGACAAGTATAACCAGTCTGTCTGGGTAGAATAAGAAACTTGCAAAAAGGTTGCAGAAATACCTGCCTGTTagagtaaaataaaacaaaagtcgaTTTAACGCCGTGAAGACTAAGATTTATTTCAATATAAGCTTTGTAACTCTTGACTCATTTCCTTAGATATGTTGTCAGTCTTTAAAGTGCCCCTGGAATTTTGTTTGAGGATAGGATTCAGATCACCATTCAGACACTAATCTCACTGGCTGAGTTTCAGCCATTCGTTATTTCTCAGTTTAATGTTCTTAAgggcatattttaattttaaggcTATTTTACTTTGTTCTTATAACAGGAGATTTTGATCACAAGGATCACTGCTTGTAACACTGTGCACCATTATTATTTAAAAGATGTTAAATTTCAGAGTGGGCTAGCTGAGGAATGAGCTATGGAAGAAACTATAATCTTATTAGATTCTACATTTAAGTACCCATTTAATAGATGCCTTTCCGGACGTCTCTGGAATCCACTGCAGATTGATGGAAAATCAGagaaggccaaaaaaaaaaaaaaaaaaaagcttatttTATCAAGTAACTGCTATCCGTTCTTCTGGGGGAATATAATTTTGTTTTCCACCCTGAATCATTGCTTCCCAATGGCTTCTTCTAATACTATTCCACTAATATCTAAGGGGCATTGCATGGTGGGCAgggtaaacaacatttactttTACATGAAGCTGGTGATCAGACCAGTCTACAAATATACCCCATTGACTATAAAATTACATACAACCCCCAATTGTGGTGGTGGGTATATAAGGGTATATAAGGGCCCCTGGGCACTGTCTCTAGCCCTGCCCCTCAAACCTGGAACAAGCCCTGAGTAGCATACATGATTTTATTCTCCTACCAACGCTGTGAGAACAAAATAGGGACTAATTTGGatactgagaaaactgttctcttTTGGCTACCAGTATCCAAATACAAATGTTGTGTTCAGTTCATGAAACATATTTTGATGCCAGCTTTGTGGATATGACAAAGTTTATGAAATAATGTTAATAATAAATGTCAGCTACTTCACGCCCTTGCACATCATATTCACTAATATGAAACACAGATACTCAACATCAATGGCAGTTCTGTTCCGTGATCCCCCTAAATTCTTTTTGTCATGTTGTAGAACAGGGTTCTGCTTTTTATTACTCTGTTAAAAGGATTGTGCTAAAGGGAAAACAGTAAGCTCCAACAACTGTTGCTAATGAGCTCCATTTGATGGCTCTGAAATTAATTAGGGCTGGGTCAGGTTACATTAACAAGGGCCTGTTATAATTAGGGCTCTTAAGACAGGCTTGCTTGCCTAGGAAAATGTTTGAGAACTCTCTGAGAAACAGACTTTATTTCCCCTACTTTAAAAGGTTTGCTAATCCTAAATGCCAACAGAACAAGTAAATATGTAAGAATGCATATTCTCAGAATAGTTTGTGCTTTTTACAGTTTATCCAATTATATGAGTAGTAAAATCTGCAACTTTGTTATAATGTCACATGGCAGAGAATTATGTTAAAAGAATTCACTTTTCTTTCTGATAAACTGGATTTGGGATGAACAGATGGGTAACATTTTCTTAACTGTGCACCTTCTGCTATAGATATTCATTCTTTTAGGTTATAAGAGAACATAAGagatgccatgttggatcaggccaatggcccatctagtctaaCGGTCAGTGATACGCAGTGACTAAAACCCCAGATGCCACCAGGAGGTCTACCAATGGGGCCAgagttccagaagccctcccattgtttctcccaagcactaagaatacagagcTTCACTGaccca
Above is a window of Paroedura picta isolate Pp20150507F chromosome 5, Ppicta_v3.0, whole genome shotgun sequence DNA encoding:
- the CRADD gene encoding death domain-containing protein CRADD isoform X2 — protein: MDARDKQVLRSLRLELCAELLVEGLVSQYLYQEGILTENHIQEIRSQVTNHRKTMMLLDILPTRGPKAFETFLESLQEFPWVKDKLEAKRNEITLAGPAGDEMPEISQRILKNLPTDQQLCKLARRLGPEWEHIVLHLGLTHNDIYYCKANNPYNVQSQIVNAFISWRQRFGSRATIESLCAGLKVGEVDSSVIQEMIQ